AGTCCAAATCTGTCCCATCTCTGGGCGCGTATAGCGTTCTAACATAGTAAGCCTCGCTTTTCCATAGAATTTAGAATACCAAGAAAACATCATTGATATTTTCTTGGTACATTTTCACAAATCAAGTTTAACCCTTTTCAGGTGGTTGATTCCAAATCTCTGTGTCGTAAATTTGTTCCAAAGTATGCCGCGTGTCCGCGGTCAAGATCGTAACGTGGCCAGCGCGGTCATTATCATCCTGTGCATTATCTAAATAGTAATAAAAATGCCAATCTGGTTTGATCAACACCTGAGTAAAGGTGTCAGTGATCAAGCGCTTAGGAATCGTCACCGATACTGCAGGGCTGATCAATTTAATTTTTGGTAGTGGCCAATGACAAAGTGTCCGCAAGTGTAATTCATATTGCGAAACATTAGTTGCTTCATTAAAAATGTTGCCCGAAGTATGCGGTCCTGGTACTAGCCGCTTCACGTAAAGTGTATCAGAAGCAGTTAAGAAAAACTCAATTCCGAACACACCGACATAATCCAACGCGTTACCAACTAATTCGGCAATGCGTTGGACCTCAGCCATCACAGCCGGTTTGATCCGCGCCGGTACGATGGTTTCAAATAATTCTTGATCAACAAAAACATTCTCCACCACTGGCATATAAGCTAAGTTCTTATCAGCATCTTTCGCAACCATGATCGTGAGCTCACTTTCATAGGGAACCCACGATTCCAAAATATAGGTGCCTGAAGTTAAGTATTTCTCGCTACCCGCAATATCTGCCTCACCGTAAATAATGTGTTGAAATTGCTTGCCGTAGCCCTTTTGGATCGGCTTTAAAACACAAGGGTAACCAATCGACGCTACCGCATCATATACATCATTGATATCAACGATCGTTGCGTAAGGTGCAATATTCAAATTATGACTTTCAAAGAAAACTTTCTCCAATTGCCGATCTTGAGTGATCGCCAAAATATCGGTTCCTTGAGGCAAATTGACCGCGTTTAATTGGTCCAACACGCTGGTATCGATATTTTCATACTGATAGGTCATTGCATCGCAAAACTGTGCTAATTTCTGTAAATTAGTTACTGAATTCAAAGCGCCCATTTCAGTCACATCGGCTACACCAGCCGCAGGGCTATCTAAAGTATCGGTTAAAATACCGACGCGAAAGCCTAAACGTTTAGCCGCTAAGGCCAGTAATTTACTGTTTGCATCACCACCAATGATACCGATCATACTGTCTGGATAAATAACTGCAGTCACATTTCTCACAACCTTCATTTGCTAACGTTTAAAGTTGCTTTAATCGTAGCATAGCAGTCTTTACCCGTCAAAATCTGTAACGTGTGTTGAAAAATGGCCAGATCATTGCGTAGCTATCGTCATAATCTGCCTTTTAGCACATTTCTAAAAACCGGTTATTCTTCCTCGTTCAAACCATCGTCTTCTTCTAATTCAGCTTCTGGTTGCCGTGGCCGTAAAATTAAATTCAGCAGAACGGCTGATAAACTAGCCATCACGATCCCATTGCCTAGCAATAGTTGTAAAGTCGTTGGTAGGGACTGAAAAATAGTTGGTTCAACACTGACCCCAAGTCCAAGTCCAATCGACAAGGCGGCGATCAAAACGTTTTTATCATTATGAAAATCAACATGCCGTAACATCCGAATTCCTTGGATCGCCACCATGCCAAACATCACAAGCATGGCGCCACCTAAAACAGGCGTTGGAATGATCGTTGCCACCGCACCAACTTTAGGCAATAAACCGAGCAAAATCAGAAAACCAGCAGAATAGAAAATCGGTTTCCGCGTTTTGATACCAGATAATTGCACTAAACCAACATTTTGCGAAAATGTCGTGTAGGGGAAAGTATTAAAAATACCGCCAAGCATTACGGCTAAAGCCTCAGCGCGGTAACCCTTTTTCAGATCGCTGCTTTC
This is a stretch of genomic DNA from Loigolactobacillus coryniformis subsp. coryniformis KCTC 3167 = DSM 20001. It encodes these proteins:
- a CDS encoding 5-(carboxyamino)imidazole ribonucleotide synthase, yielding MTAVIYPDSMIGIIGGDANSKLLALAAKRLGFRVGILTDTLDSPAAGVADVTEMGALNSVTNLQKLAQFCDAMTYQYENIDTSVLDQLNAVNLPQGTDILAITQDRQLEKVFFESHNLNIAPYATIVDINDVYDAVASIGYPCVLKPIQKGYGKQFQHIIYGEADIAGSEKYLTSGTYILESWVPYESELTIMVAKDADKNLAYMPVVENVFVDQELFETIVPARIKPAVMAEVQRIAELVGNALDYVGVFGIEFFLTASDTLYVKRLVPGPHTSGNIFNEATNVSQYELHLRTLCHWPLPKIKLISPAVSVTIPKRLITDTFTQVLIKPDWHFYYYLDNAQDDNDRAGHVTILTADTRHTLEQIYDTEIWNQPPEKG